From Scomber japonicus isolate fScoJap1 chromosome 22, fScoJap1.pri, whole genome shotgun sequence, one genomic window encodes:
- the LOC128384043 gene encoding uncharacterized protein LOC128384043: MAPTRMKLRVRRRDNTAGGVQQPEEEEERRRESGGRSSRRKNTSNASTTSASSTAAAAAAAAAAAAAASSSPPSASTSARAVLAAEEASPDSKCPICLDRFNNLAYLDRCLHRFCFPCIQEWSHNKAECPLCKQPFASILHSVRAEDDFKEYTLRPAPADSSVAATVAMVAAMASAARSDHQMRLMLRRHRVADGGEAATTRRRRRERGGRGGGGRRATAAAERAGVWEWYLDSPPLPLPPLPHHPAVSPVVAEDSEEGEDVGQQRVSGVADVAERGVIFEGLTGLTGAVAPVASNDRASRRLMSCLATRQRMQRLQSEGGTVRRLRERETVAFRRGLYRSGIRVRGVAGVSGNQGQQQRDITAESFRRTPSHLNRLRPWLRRELTVLYGAHGSLVDIVQRIIMARLARHGLEDTPTIEEELRPFLLARTDHFLHELVSFARSPLSLDNYDLQAVYEPPATTLELDGLSSSSDSSSVIAISEGEEEERAGAAHDDVIQTGSCLSLSAWDDETPGPSYSTAEPSCSLASLSFSPAPHEAASEERGEKREEDGEEECLIVGYKKPIAERTPELVQLSSDTEEDEKEKKEDAAAAAAATTEKPAPIPYLPTIPPSTSSACREEDEPPKEKDLEAAVLGAHACSWSGSSVRSRDSVCTLSPATPGEGERRQERESWTDRKQADEETAKEKRRKKRRRRGREQSGERVRKSGTLYNPNRSIYPAMMRRRSHSPSPFHTSVESGSPLPPSPPDSSWEFCCSPLTSSVSSPSLSSSSSSPLLSSPQPSPPLPQTPPPPSLSPGDRGVSHHGEKPGGKRKYKSRHLDSDDKDPSWKPGGSRRRERRKERGEKESRRRDRGRRRERARRDTHSGESSSRKRRDDRSPSVEIIYEGTIMSDATQPPARKRRRKHRKTQHSSSPVIITLDSDSSHDDVNHKINSSSSSPLSSQQTVDFSDLPPLPLVHSAGVGGPMDADIGDLPVDILDRGSDGSETEPAGRSKAARRIGSDNSDLDVDVENVEESGSLLGCDDDDDDDKELSSVMHGLIRKAESKTTAGENKAPPTVDGGTEAGVRVPTSDSRLLASILNDLEGISAPKCDLSSNFEPKYKPSFKDQCDGRQAETRLPGLGFPEEGRWCNDSRDQNQGFDLQTCRTSFPPPPPLQRLKEDREVPAFLKQAIPVQSFKRNTPPPLKHKDAGSPHMSPISPDTDATGGNSPADTNTNISHVGSSFAAKDDQTIPPISTLKKHFTSALALRRDAASTSSAAAVDVHSSCNLATIEPSSAASSTAGIHSTSHKSPVDIHSSSSGSNADCLPHFDFNSFPSSQLHSSRVNTKEIPSSGHKASSSSELHPVNSLSPVGFHSAKTSWSKERPAQTDSTSGGHRNKTISSNFCRVAPVDLNPSSSVSADDTPAGSDVFSGADSDTSPPVCVSPVDSRTHNPSSPVDSHSSRNAANREKLSERLSPSTVPPTAPRGRSSPKSAVDLYPEGLKVSSVVNHEERSPRGHLPPTDLHSRSPVPPSFHSSSLVRTAIDGRLNHTALSSSPTEKTSLTSQGKCSSESEPIVESHSKLVHPTDSDSKPHNHFDPSSFPQFPVDPRSKHRLPISSQQEPQPSVDSHSKNFQLHTDNHVTSSPESVENQWSSSVDGQSPIDEHSTNSVWNTHTRSAT; encoded by the exons atgGCTCCCACACGGATGAAACTGCGCGTTCGTCGCCGTGACAACACAGCAGGAGGCGTCCAGCagccagaggaggaagaggagcggaGGCGAGAGAGCGGCGGgcgcagcagcaggaggaagaacaCCAGCAATGCTTCGACTACATCAGCATCTTCcaccgccgctgctgctgctgctgccgccgccgctgctgctgccgcctcCTCGTCTCCTCCCTCCGCCTCCACCTCGGCGCGGGCGGTTCTGGCGGCCGAAGAGGCGTCGCCAGACTCCAAATGTCCGATCTGTCTGGACCGCTTTAACAACCTGGCGTATCTGGACCGCTGCCTCCATCGCTTCTGCTTCCCGTGCATCCAGGAATGGTCTCACAACAAGGCCGAGTGTCCGCTCTGCAAGCAGCCGTTCGCCTCCATCCTTCACTCCGTCCGCGCCGAGGACGACTTCAAGGAGTACACGCTGCGGCCGGCGCCCGCCGACAGCAGCGTGGCCGCCACCGTCGCCATGGTGGCGGCGATGGCGTCGGCGGCGAGGAGCGACCACCAGATGAGGCTGATGCTGAGGAGGCACCGCGTGGCCGACGGAGGGGAGGCGGCGACCACTAGGAGGcgcaggagggagagaggggggaggggcggGGGAGGCAGGAGGGCGACGGCCGCAGCGGAGAGGGCCGGCGTGTGGGAGTGGTACCTGgactctcctcctcttcctctccctcctcttcctcaccacCCGGCCGTCTCTCCCGTGGTGGCGGAGGACAGCGAGGAGGGCGAGGACGTGGGGCAGCAGAGGGTGAGCGGTGTGGCGGACGTGGCGGAGCGTGGAGTGATCTTCGAGGGTCTGACGGGGTTGACGGGGGCGGTCGCTCCCGTGGCGTCGAACGACCGGGCGTCACGGCGACTGATGAGTTGCCTGGCGACGAGGCAGCGGATGCAGCGGCTGCAGAGTGAAGGAGGAACGGTGCGgcgtttgagagagagagagacggtggCGTTCCGCCGCGGCCTCTACCGCAGCGGGATACGCGTCCGCGGGGTCGCTGGGGTCAGCGGTAACCAGGGGCAACAGCAGCGTGACATCACAGCAGAGAGCTTCCGCCGGACGCCCTCCCATCTGAACAGGCTCCGCCCCTGGCTGCGGCGGGAGCTCACGGTGCTGTACGGCGCCCATGGCTCGCTGGTCGACATCGTCCAGCGCATCATCATGGCGCGCCTCGCCCGCCACGGCCTGGAGGACACGCCCACCATAGAAGAAGAGCTGCGGCCATTCCTATTGGCTCGCACCGACCACTTCCTGCACGAGCTGGTCAGCTTCGCCCGCTCGCCGCTCAGCCTGGACAACTACGACCTGCAGGCGGTCTACGAGCCGCCCGCCACCACGCTGGAGCTTGACGGGTTGAGCAGCTCCAGCGACAGCAGCTCCGTCATCGCCATCTCTGagggcgaggaggaggagcgggcTGGAGCCGcccatgatgatgtcatacaaaCAGGAAGTTGTCTCAGTCTGTCGGCCTGGGACGACGAGACGCCGGGACCCTCGTACTCCACGGCCGAGCCGTCGTGTTCGTTGGCGTCACTGTCGTTCAGCCCGGCGCCGCACGAGGCGGCCAGTGAGGAGCGAGGAGAGAAGCGCgaggaggacggagaggaggagTGTCTGATCGTCGGCTACAAGAAACCGATCGCAGAACGAACTCCGGAGCTGGTTCAGCTCTCCTCCGACACCGAGGAGGacgagaaggagaagaaggaggacgctgccgccgccgccgccgccaccacTGAGAAGCCCGCCCCCATCCCGTATTTACCCACAATCCCTCCCTCCACATCCAGCGCCTGCAGGGAAGAAGACGAGCCGCCGAAGGAGAAAGACTTGGAGGCGGCCGTGCTTGGCGCTCACGCCTGCTCGTGGTCGGGCAGCTCGGTGAGGAGTCGGGACTCAGTGTGCACGCTCAGCCCGGCGACGCCCGGCGAGGGCGAGCGAcggcaggagagagagagctggacgGACAGGAAGCAGGCGGATGAGGAGACGgcaaaagagaagaggaggaagaagaggaggcggCGAGGGCGGGAGCAGAGTGGTGAGCGGGTGAGGAAGAGCGGCACGCTGTACAACCCGAACCGCTCCATCTATCCCGCCATGATGCGCCGACGCTCACACTCGCCCTCGCCGTTCCACACCAGCGTGGAGTCCGGCTCGCCGCTGCCACCGAGCCCGCCCGACTCCAGCTGGGAGTTCTGCTGCTCCCCGCTCacctcctccgtctcctctccatcactctcctcctcctcctcctcgcccctcctctcttccccacAGCCGTCGCCTCCACTGCCGCAGACCCCGCCGCCGCCCTCGCTCTCTCCCGGCGACCGTGGCGTCTCGCACCACGGAGAGAAGCCCGGCGGGAAGAGGAAATACAAGAGCCGCCACCTGGACAGCGACGACAAAGACCCGAGCTGGAAGCCGGGAGGCAGCCGGCGCcgtgagaggaggaaggagagaggagagaaggagagcaggaggagagacagagggaggaggagggagagagcgaggagGGACACACACAGCGGAGAGAG cagcagcaggaagcgCCGAGACGACCGCAGTCCGAGCGTCGAGATCATCTACGAGGGAACCATCATGTCCGACGCCACGCAGCCGCCGGCACGCAAACGCCGCAGGAAACACCGCAAGACGCAACACAGCAG TTCTCCGGTCATCATCACCCTCGACAGCGACAGCAGCCACGACGACGTCAACCACaaaatcaacagcagcagcagcagtccgcTCAGCAGCCAGCAGACCGTCGACTTCTCagaccttcctcctctcccgtTGGTGCATTCGGCCGGCGTGGGCGGGCCAATGGACGCGGACATCGGCGATCTCCCCGTCGACATCCTGGACCGAGGGTCTGACGGGTCGGAGACGGAGCCGGCGGGGCGATCCAAGGCTGCACGTCGCATTGGCAGCGACAACAGTGATCTAGACGTGGACGTGGAAAACGTTGAGGAGAGCGGTTCGCTGCTGGGATGCGAcgacgatgacgatgatgataaAGAACTGTCGTCTGTGATGCATGGACTAATCAGAAAGGCCGAATCAAAGACGACCGCGGGGGAGAACAAAGCGCCTCCGACTGTAGATGGAGGAACGGAGGCGGGGGTTCGGGTCCCGACCTCCGACAGCCGTCTGTTGGCGTCAATCCTCAACGACCTGGAGGGAATCTCTGCTCCAAAATGTGACCTTTCATCAAACTTTGAGCCCAAATATAAACCGAGTTTTAAGGATCAGTGTGACGGACGCCAGGCTGAGACCAGACTTCCTGGTTTGGGTTTTCCTGAGGAGGGGCGATGGTGTAACGACAGCAGGGACCAAAATCAGGGTTTTGACTTGCAGACGTGTCGCACCTCTTTCCCCCCGCCGCCTCCTCTCCAGCGGCTGAAGGAAGATCGGGAGGTCCCTGCattcctgaaacaggccattCCTGTTCAGTCGTTCAAACGAAACACGCCGCCGCCGTTAAAACACAAAGATGCTGGGAGTCCACACATGTCCCCCATCTCACCCGACACCGACGCGACTGGTGGAAATTCTCCTGCcgacacaaatacaaacatctCCCACGTTGGCTCCTCATTTGCTGCTAAAGACGACCAGACCATCCCTCCGATCTCAACGCtgaaaaaacatttcacgaGCGCTTTGGCTTTGAGAAGAGACGCCGCCTCTACTAGCAGCGCCGCAGCCGTTGACGTTCATTCATCCTGTAATTTAGCAACTATTGAGCCCAGTTCAGCTGCTTCTTCTACCGCTGGCATCCATTCCACGAGTCACAAATCTCCCGTTGACAttcattcctcttcctctgggTCAAACGCTGACTGCTTACCACATTTTGACTTCAATTCTTTTCCCTCTTCACAGTTACATTCCAGCCGTGTTAACACAAAGGAAATACCTTCATCTGGTCACAAGGCATCGTCATCCTCTGAGTTGCATCCTGTGAATTCTTTATCTCCTGTTGGTTTCCATTCAGCCAAAACCAGCTGGTCCAAAGAGAGGCCAGCTCAAACTGACTCTACCTCCGGAGGTCACAGGAATAAGACTATCAGCTCAAATTTCTGTCGGGTAGCGCCTGTTGACCTTAATCCTTCCAGCAGCGTCTCTGCTGATGACACGCCGGCAGGAAGTGATGTTTTCTCAGGAGCCGACTCTGACACATCACctcctgtttgtgtttcaccCGTTGACTCCAGGACTCACAATCCCTCCTCGCCCGTTGACTCCCACTCCTCCCGTAATGCTGCCAACAGAGAGAAACTGTCAGAAAGGCTTTCACCCTCAACAGTGCCACCCACGGCTCCCAGAGGCAGGTCGTCACCGAAATCTGCTGTTGACCTTTACCCAGAAGGACTGAAGGTGTCATCAGTAGTCAATCACGAGGAGCGATCACCTCGTGGTCACCTGCCACCCACTGATCTACACAGCAGGAGTCCTGTGCCGCCCAGCTTTCATTCTTCTAGCCTTGTCCGCACCGCGATTGACGGACGCTTGAACCACACAGCCTTATCCTCGTCTCCCACTGAAAAAACCTCGCTCACATCACAGGGAAAGTGCAGTTCTGAGTCTGAACCCATCGTTGAATCCCACTCAAAACTCGTGCACCCCACTGACTCCGATTCCAAACCTCACAACCACTTCGATCCCAGTTCCTTCCCACAGTTCCCCGTTGACCCCCGCTCAAAGCACCGTCTCCCCATCAGCTCTCAGCAGGAACCTCAGCCATCCGTTGACTCTCATTCAAAAAACTTTCAGCTCCACACGGACAATCACGTCACATCTTCCCCCGAGTCCGTCGAGAACCAGTGGAGCTCTTCCGTTGACGGCCAGTCGCCCATTGACGAACACTCGACCAACAGTGTCTggaacacacatacacgctcCGCCACGTAA